In the Treponema maltophilum ATCC 51939 genome, TTTGTTTTGCGACTTCAAATGGATTAAAATTTCGGATCCCATAAGCTGCGTTGTATACACGGCAAAACACACGCCGGCATCTTCAAAATCGCTTTTTATACTGATGTCTTCGGGGCGGGCATTTAAAAGCACCTTATCGGTTTGCACGTCGGGAATATTTGCCGGCAATTCTATAATGCTTTTTTCGGTGGCCGAAGGATAAAACAATACTTTTTTGTCTTTGCGCACCAAAGTTCCTTCCAAAAGATTCGTTTCCGGATTTCCCATAAAATCGGCGACAAAGGTATTTGCCGGTTTGTGGTACACTTCCGACGGCGTGCCGATTTGCTGGATCGTTCCTTTTTTCATAACGACGATTTTGTCGGAAAGCGCGAGCGCTTCGGTTTGGTCGTGGGTAACGTAAATACTCGTCGCACCCAAAGAGCTGTGCAGCTTTTTTAATTCCGAGCGCAGCTTCATGCGCAGCTTTGCGTCCAAATTCGACAAGGGTTCATCGAAAAGCAAAATGTCCGGTTCGTTTACAATCATGCGTGCAACCGCGACGCGCTGCTGCTGGCCGCCGGAAAGTTCGTGCGGATAGCGGCTGCGGTATTCTTCAATATCCATTGCGTCCAGCACTTTTTTTATTTTCGCTTCTTTTTGAGCGGCATCGATTTTCATCTTGCGCAAGCCGAACGCGATGTTTTGTTCAACCGTCATGTGCGGCCACAATGCGTAGTTTTGGAACACAAGGCCGAGTCCGCGGTCTCCCGCGGGAACGTTTATTTTTTTATCTTTTGAAAAGATGATTTTCTCGCCGATGCGGATTTCGCCTCCTTCGGGAGTTTCGAGCCCGGACAGGCATCTGAGCGTCGTCGTTTTGCCGCAGCCGGACGGGCCCAAAAAGGTAACGAAATCGCCTTTTTGAATGTCAAAGCTTATGCCGGCTACCGCATGAACGTTTTCGAATTTTTTTTCAAGTTGTAAAAACCGTATGTAACTCATAGCTAACCTCTTTATAGTTCAATTTTCCCGCCGATTTTTGACAGCAAAAGGTGGCCCGTTATTACGATAAAAATGATAATAACCATAAGGCCGTAGGAATGCTGTACAAAGCCCTGTTCGGCGTATCTGAAGATGACGGATGTCAT is a window encoding:
- a CDS encoding ABC transporter ATP-binding protein, yielding MSYIRFLQLEKKFENVHAVAGISFDIQKGDFVTFLGPSGCGKTTTLRCLSGLETPEGGEIRIGEKIIFSKDKKINVPAGDRGLGLVFQNYALWPHMTVEQNIAFGLRKMKIDAAQKEAKIKKVLDAMDIEEYRSRYPHELSGGQQQRVAVARMIVNEPDILLFDEPLSNLDAKLRMKLRSELKKLHSSLGATSIYVTHDQTEALALSDKIVVMKKGTIQQIGTPSEVYHKPANTFVADFMGNPETNLLEGTLVRKDKKVLFYPSATEKSIIELPANIPDVQTDKVLLNARPEDISIKSDFEDAGVCFAVYTTQLMGSEILIHLKSQNKKLDLIAKCPEDEAAHLKPEQDVALRVKRGNFFDVATGNLLGTF